GTCATTACGGATCCGTAGCTGAACCCGTTCTCCCCTGCTAATCGCGTGCACGTCCCTCAAAGGGTCGGTCATGTCGAATCGCCGTCCATCGATTCCCCAGTCGTAGGCCGCCATCCCGCCCGTCAGTGAGACGTCGATCAGGCGGTCTGGGGTGGCCCGGCTCAGGGCAACCTCGGCGGTTGCGGTCAGATTCTGCGCTGTCCCCACCTGACGGCTATCCAGTTCCGAAACCTCGACGTCGCTCATCGGCGCGGTGCCGCTACCAGTGCGGACTAATGCGAACGCGCGGTCTCGTTTTCCTTCAGCTTCTGCCACGACCGGGAAGACCCCGTCGCCGAGTGTTACCTGCACGTCGTAACGTTCGCCCATCCCGAGCAGGATGCTGTCGACCTCCACCGGCTCGACAGGGAATCCATCAGTGTGCGTAATCGTCAGCGTGTGACCACCCATCGCGAACCGGAAGGCGGTGTCGCTGCCCGCATTGATGAGGCGGATGCGCACCACGTTGCCGGGGGTGCCGGTGAACTGGGCAGGGTCGGCCGGGGGTTTCCCGTTGATCAGATAGTGGGGGTAGTAGACGTCACCAGCGTCACCGCCGAGCAGGTCGGAGGTGGCGCCCATCAGCCGGTTCCCCATCCGCATGAACATGTCGCCCATCCCGCCCATGCCTCCCATGCCCTTCGAGAGGTCGGTGAGGACCTGGTCCGGGGTGGCGGTGACGCCGTCGAGCCAGTCGTCGAGGATCAGCACCCATTCGTCGTCCCACGTCACCTTCTCGTCCGGGTCGTCGATGATGAGCGCACCGTAGAGGCCGTGGTCCAGTTGCGGGCCGACGTGGGGGTGGAACCAGTAGGTGCCCGGATGCGGGGTGACGAACTCGTATGCGAACTGTCCGCCCGGGGCGATGGGGGCTTGGGTTACCGGAGGGACCCCATCCATGTCGTTGCGGAGGGCGAGTCCGTGCCAGTGCACGGAGGTGTCCGCGTCGAGCTGGTTGCGGACGGTCGCTTTCAGCGTGTCGCCTGCGGTGAGCCGGATTACCGGGGCGGGGATACCTCCGAACGCCCAGGTGGCGGCGGAGGTACCGGCCAGGTCGAGCGTGGTGGGGGCGGCGGTGAGGTCGACGGTGGTGACTCGGCCGGTGCCGCCGCGGTTCTTCTCCGTGCCGGACACCGCTGCGCCGGTGGGTGTCACCCATTGCGGCGCGGGGGTGCAGGAGGCGAGCACGGCTGCCGCGACGGCGCCCAGTCCGAGTCCGAGCACACCTCGTCGGGTCAGCAGCATCGGGGAGGACGGTGTGGGAGAGAGCGGACGGTCAGGCATGTTCGGGCTCCTTCTGCATGGTCGTCGCAGCGGGCGCCTGGGCGGGCAGGCGGAGCCGCTTGAGGAGGAGGGCGTTGACGGCGACGATCACGGAGGAACCGGACATCGACAGGGCGGCGATCTCCGGGGACAGCATGATCCCGAACGCCGGGTAGAACACGCCGGCGGCGATGGGGAGGGCGGCGGCGTTGTATCCGATGGCCCAGCCCAGGTTCTGCCGCATCTTTCGCAGTGTGCCCTTGCCGATCTTGAGTGCGATCGCAACATCGAGCGGGTCCGAGCGCATCAGGACCACGTCGGCGGTCTCGATGGCGACGTCGGTGCCGGCGCCGATCGCGATGCCGAGGTCGGCCTGGGCGAGGGCGGGGGCGTCGTTGACGCCGTCGCCGACCATCGCGACCTTCTTGCCCGTCTTCTGCAGCTCGGCGACCTTCGCGGACTTGTCCTCGGGGAGCACATCCGCGATCACGGTGTCGATGCCGAGGAGAGCGGCGATCCGGTCGGCGGTGGGCTTGTTGTCCCCGGTGAGCATTGCGACCTCGACGCCCTGCTCGTGGAGAGCGTCGATCGCGGTCTTTGCGGTGTCCCGGGGTGCGTCGGCGAGACCGATGATCCCGGCGACTTGCCCGTCCACGGCGAACAGGATCGCGGTGCGGCCGGACCCAGCCAGGTCCTGCTGAGCGGCCTGCACCCCGCTGATGTCGATCCCCTCCCCGGTGAGAAGGCGCGGGTTGCCGAGGACGACCTGTCGACCGTCGACGGTGGCGATCGCGCCCTGCCCGGTGACGTTTCGGAACGCGGTCGCGGTGCGACGGGGGATGTCGCGGGCGTCGGCGTAATTCACGATCGCTTTCGCCAGAGGATGCTCGGATTCCCGCTCCAACGCGACCGCGAGGGAGAGAGTCTCGAGCTCGTCGCCGCCGACGGGGATGTAGTCGGTGACCTCCGGCTCCCCCTTGGTGAGGGTGCCGGTCTTGTCGAACACGACCGTGTCGATGTGGGCGGCGGTTTCGATCCCGGAGGCGTTCTTGAACAACACGCCCCGTTTCGCGCCGAGCCCGGTGCCGACCATGATCGCCGTCGGGGTGGCGAGGCCGAGCGCGTCGGGGCAGGTGATGACGACGACGGTGATAGCGAACAGGATCGCCATCGGGATTGCAGCGCCGGCGAGCAGCCACACCAGGAAGGTGAGGGTGCCGCCGATCAGGGCGACCAGGACGAGCCAGAACGCTGCCCGGTCGGCGAGGCGCTGCCCGGGGGCTTTGGAGTTCTGCGCCTCCTGCACGAGCTTCACGATCTGCGCCAACGCCGTGTCCGAGCCGACTTTGGTGGCTGTGACGCGGAGGGTGCCGACGGTGTTCACGGTCGCTCCGATCACCTCCGACCCGGGCGCTTTGTCCACCGGCATGGACTCGCCGGTGACCATCGACTCGTCCACCTCGGACTCTCCGGATTCCACGACACCGTCGGTGGGGATCTTGGCCCCCGGCCGCACCAGCATCAGATCCCCCGGGACGACCTCGCTGGTGGGGATCTCGACCTCCTGCCCGTCACGGATCACGACCGCCTGCGAGGGTGCGAGCTCCAGGAGGGTGCGGATGGCGTCGTTCGCGCCGCCGCGGGCGCGCATCTCCACCCAATGCCCCAGCAGCACGAAGGTGGCAAGCACCGTGGCGGCTTCGTAGAACACTTCACCGCCGCCGGTGAGGGTGACCGCGAGGGAGTACAGCCAGCCGGCGCCGACACCGACTGCGACGAGCACCATCATGTCGAGGGTCTTCGCGCGCAGCGCCCGGTAGGCGCCGTCGAAGAAGATCCACGCCGAGTAGAAGATCACCGGTAGCGACAGGATCAGCATGAACACGTCATCGCGCAGCCCGAACGGTGCCGGCACCTCGAATCCGATCACCTCCCGCCCGATCGGAGACCACAGGGTGATCGGGATCGACAGGATCAGCGCGACCAGGAACCGGTTGCGCATGTCGCGGATCATCGCGTCCATCGACATCCCGCCGTGATGCCCACCGTGGCCCATCATCTCCTGCGCACTGTGACCCGACGCTGCACCATGATCGTGCCCACCCGCGGCCTCGGTGTGACCGGCGTGCTCGACGTGGTGACCGGCATGCTCACCGTCATCCGCCGTCGCCGACGGGGCGTGCGTGTGGTCGTGGCCAGCGGCGTGGTCGTGGACGGGGTCGTCGTGATAGCCCGCAGGACCCTTATGGCCCGCGTGGCTGGCGTGACCCGTGGCATCCGTGTGGCCCTCGTGCGCGTCGTGACTCGCGTGCGGTTCTTGTGCGCCCTCAGCTGCGGGGCCGTGGTGGGCGCTGTGGTCGTGCGCACCCTCGTCGTGCGGGTCGTGCGCGGGGTCGCAGATATGGTCGGGGACGGACTGGCCGGCGCAGTGATACCCGCAGTCGATGACCCATTGCTGGAGGTGGGCGACCGAGGTGGTCTCGGGGTCGTAGGTGACGGTCGCGGTCTGTGAGACCGGGTTCGCGTCCACGGCGATCACTCCGGGTTGTCGGCTCAGGTGGGCTTCGGTGACGTTCTTGGAGGTCGCGCGGATCATGCCGCTGACCTGCAGGGTCACGGTTCTGGTGTCGCTCATTTCGGTTCCTTCCCGAGGGTGGGGTCGGTGGTGTCGGGGTGGGGCCATTGCCAGTCGGCGACGGCGGGGATGTCGGTGCCGTGCTCGCGGGTGTGGGCGCGGGCGTGCAGGCGGGCGTCCTGCAGCCCCTGCCGCAGGCCGGCGTGGCGGGCGGCGAGGCCCGGGACGTGGTCGAGGACGTCGATCGCGAGCCGGTACCGGTCGAGGTCGTTGAGCATGACCATGTCGAACGGGGTCGTGGTGGTGCCGCGCTCCTGGAAGCCGTGCACGTGCAGGTTCTGGTGCCCGGCGCGCTTGTAGGTGAGTCGGTGGATCAGCCACGGGTAGCCGTGGTAGGCGAAGATCACCGGCTTGTCGGGAGTGAAGATCGCATCGAACTCCCGGTCCGGGAGACCGTGCGGGTGCTGGTCCTCGGATTGCAGCCGGGTCAGGTCGACCACGTTCACCACCCGCACTCTCAGGTCGGGGATGTGCTCGCGCAGCAGCGCCGCCGCGGCGAGGGTCTCGAGGGTGGGGACGTCGCCGGCGGCGGCGAGCACCACATCCGGCTCGGTGCCTTCGGTTTCGGTGCCCGCCCACGGCAGGATCCCGAGCCCGCGGGTGCAGTGCTCGATCGCCTCGTCCATCGTCAGCCACTGCGGGGCGGGCTGCTTCCCGGCGACGACGACGTTGATGTATCCGGCCGAGCGCAGGCAGTGGTCGTAGGTGGACAGCAGCGTGTTCGCGTCGAACGGCAGGTAGACGCGGACGATGTCGGGGCTCTTGTTCAGGGCGAGGTCGATGAACCCGGGGTCCTGGTGAGAGAACCCGTTGTGGTCCTGCCGCCAGACGTGGCTGGAGAGCAGGTAGTTGAAGCTCGGGATCGGGTCCCGCCACGACACCTCCCGGGCCGCTTCGAGCCATTTGGCGTGCTGGTTGAACATCGAGTCGACGATGTGGGTGAACGCCTCGTAGCAGTTGAACAGCCCATGCCGGCCGGTAAGGACGTAGCCCTCGAGCCAGCCCTGGCACTGGTGCTCGCTGAGCACCTCCATCACCCGCCCAGTCGGGGCCAGGTGCTCGTCGACGGGCTCCACGGCCGCGTTCCACTGCTTGCCGGTGGCCTGGTAGACGGGTGGGGCGAGCCGGTTGGAGGCGGTCTCGTCCGGGCCGAAGATGCGGAAGTTGTCCGGGTTGTCCCGGATCACCCCCGCCAGCCACTCGCCCAGCACGCGGGTCGCTTCCCCGGTTCCCGCACCCCGCTCGGCCGGGTCGACCGGCTGCGCGTGCTTGTGGAAGTCCGGGAGCCGCAGCGGGACGGTGAGTTGTCCGCCGTTGCCGGCCGGGTTCGCGCTCATCCGCCGATCCCCGTCCGGGGCGATCGCGACCGTGGCCGGGCGGGGGGCGCCGGTCACGTCGAACAGCTCGTGCGGGCGGTAGGACGCCAGCCAGTCCTCGAGGATCCGCAGGTGCTCGGGATTGTCGCGGACCTCGGCGAGCGGCACCTGGTGTGCCCGCCAGGTGCCCTCCACCGGCAGACCGTCGATGATCTTCGGGCAGGTCCACCCCTTCGGGCTGCGCAGCACGATCGCCGGCCACGCCGGCCGCCCCTCCAGCGTCCCGGCCGCCGCGGCGGCCTTGATGTCCGCGATCTCATCCAGCACCGCATCCAGGACCGCCGCGAACGTCGCGTGGGACTCCTGCGGGGTCTCGCCATCGAAGCCAACCGTGACGACGTGGGGGTGATGGCCGTAGCCGCGCAGCAGCGCGACCAGCTCTTCCTCGGGGATGCGGGACAGCACGGTCGGGTTGGCGATCTTGTACCCGTTCAGATGCAGGATCGGCAGCACCACCCCGTCATGGGCGGGGTTGAGGAACTTGTTGCCGTGCCACGCGGTCGCCAGCGGCCCGGTCTCCGCCTCCCCGTCACCGATCACGCAGGCGACCAGCAGGTCGGGGTTGTCGAACGCGGCCCCGTAGGCGTGCACGAGGGAGTAGCCCAGCTCCCCGCCCTCGTTGATCGACCCGGGCGTTTCCGGGGACGCGTGCGAGGGGATCCCGCCCGGGAAGGAGAACTGCCGGAACAGCGCCCGCAGCCCCTCTTCGGTGCGGTCGATGCCCGGGTAGCGTTCGGTGTAGGTGCCGTCGAGGTAGGCGTTGGCGACCATGCCGGGTCCGCCGTGCCCGGGCCCGGTCACGTACAGGGTGTTCAGGTCGCGGTCGCGGATGGCGCGGTTCAGGTGGGCGTAGAGGAAGTTCAGGCCCGGGGTGGTGCCCCAATGCCCCAGCAGCCGCGGCTTGATGTCGTCCCGGCTGAGGCGGTGGCGCAGCAGCGGGTTACCCTGCAGGTAGATCTGCCCGATGCTCAGATAGTTCGCCGCCCGCCACCACGCATCCACCGCCGCCAACTGCTCGGCGGTGGCATCAGTGGTGCGGTGCGCCCACGCGGGGGGTGCCGGTGTGGGGGTCATGGTCGGTCTCCTTCCGATCCGCGACCGCTCGGGTCGCGCCAGGTGCGAATGACGGTGGTCATGGTGTTGCCGCCGGGATGAGAACGGTGGCGGTGGTGTCGCGGATCCAGACCACGCCGCGGTCATCGACCAGGACGATCGCACCGTCCCCGGTGACCCCGAGGGCTTGGACGGTTCCCGTGGTGGTGCCGACGTTCTCCCAGCCGGTGCCGACTAGGCGTCGCAACGTCCCGTCGGTGTCCACTCCGACCACCCCACCGGTTGGGTCGGTCTCCACCAGGTACAGCACTGGCGCGTCCGGCGCCGGGGTGAAGGTGGCGCCACCGTCGGTGCTGTGCTGCAGCCCGTCCTGGGTGGCGGCGTACAGGGTGCCGTCGGTCGCGGCGGCCAGGTCGACGGCGGGCAGCTCGGCACCGTCCGCCCAACTCTGCCCGCCGTCGCTGCTGGTGCGCAGCAGCAGCCGGGAGGATCCGATCCCGTACAGGGTGCCGTCGCCGGTGACGGTGAGGACGTGGAAGTCCTCTTCCCCGGTGAACGCGACCGGTTCCCACGAGGCGCCGGCGTCGAGGCTGCGGATGATGCCGAGGTTGGGGGCGCCGAGCTCCGCCGGGGTGGACGGGCCGGGGTGCCCGGACGCGTAGAGGGTGTCACCGGTAGCGGTCAGTCCCATCGCGTCCAGGTCGATGCCACCGACCGGGCCGGTGACGGTGCCGTCCTCGCCCAGCGTGTACAGGCCGGTGTGGGTGCCCAGCAGCACGGTGCTGTCACCGGCGTCGACGATGCCGTGCACATGCCCGAACCCGGCCGCGGTGCCCGCGGGGGCATCGGGCTCCGCAGGGGTGGTGCTGCAGCCCGTGAGCAGCAGCGCGACGGTGACGGTGGCCGTGATCGCCAGTCTGCGGGTGGTGGGAGAGATCATGAACGGAGGTCCTTTCCGTGCGGGTACGCCGGATACCGGTGACCGCACAGGGGTCGAGGGTGGGGCCTCGGACGGGACCGGCATCGGGAGCGCGGGTCCCGTCCGAGGGGTACCGGGTCAGAGGCTGGCGAGGATGTCCTGCATCGTGGTGATCTCGGCGGTCTGCCCGTCGATGATCTGCTGCGCGAGGGCGGCCACGTCCGGGTTCTGTCCGTCGGTGAGCACCGACTGCGCCATCGTCACGGCGCCCTGGTGGTGAGCGATCATGCCGTTCAGGAACAGGCGGGTCGCCTCGACCCCGGTCGCGGCATCCAGAGCGGCCATGTCGTCCTCCGACATCATCCCGCCGCCCATGTCCATGCCGTCCATCCCGGACATGGAGTCGTCGTACGGGACGCCCCACTCCTCCAGCCAGCCCTTCATGGTCTGGATCTCCGGGTCCTGTGCGGCCTTGATCTGCTCGGCGAGGGAGACGACTCGCTCGTCGATGCCGTCTTTCGCGAGGATCTGATCGGCCATCTCGATGGCCTGCTGGTGGTGCGGGATCATCATGGTCACGAACATCTCGTCCGCGGCGTTGAACGCGGCGGCGGACTGGGAGGGGGCGGTGCTGGTCATCCCCCCGGGTCCGTGGTCCATGCCGGGCATGGTGCCGTCGGTGGGGGCGCAGCCGGCGAGCACGAGCACGGTGGCCAGGGCGCCGGCGGTCAGCGTGAGAGTACGAAAACGCATCAGGGGTGTCCTTGTCTATTCAGTCGGTGAGGGTCTGATTCAGTGCCCGGGAGGGCAGGGTGCAGCATCCCCGGCAAGGGTCGCCGGGGTTCAGGCGGAATCAGGTGCGACTGATGGACAGGACAAGCAGTGAAGGCGGGCGGGGATGCGGCAATCCGACCAGCAGAGTCCGGGTATGGGAGCGCGAGCGGGCTACGGCGTATGTGAGAAGGGCACGGGACGTCGGGGCGAGCAGGACGATCACCGCGGCCAGCAGCGCCAGCACGCACACCATCATCAGCATCGAGTGATCCGGCATCCCCGCAGGGCTGCCGCACCCGTCCTGGCAATGCCCTCCAGCGCCCTCCGCCGCAGCTGCGGTCATCGGCGTATCGTCGGCGGCGGCTGGTGCGGAGCCGACCTGGCTGTGCGTGCTCATCGCGCTGGTCTCTGATGCCAGGGCGGGCTGGTGGGAACCGGTCAGGACGTGCATGGACAGCAGCCCGGTGATGATCGCCAGGGCGATCGGAGCGGCCAGCAGGAGCCGTCGCACCCCGGGGGTCAGACGCGCGTGCGAGCGAATCACGTTCACGACCGACCTCCTTCCCGTCCAGGGTAGCGGTGCCTTGCCTCCGCGACACGGTCAGAACACCACGCACGGGAGCGCGTGCCCCCTACCACTCAGCATATACCCATCCGGGGTATCCAGGATGGGTATCGCTTCGGGGATGGCTACCCGCCCGGGGTATGCTGGGCGTGATCGAGGAAGGGGCGTCGACGGTGAACCAGGTGGTGGCGCGACGGCGGGCACTCGGGTCCCGGCGTGCCCTGTGGTTCTACCTGGCCGCGGTGACCGCGATCATCGCGGGGCTGCTTGCGATGCATTCGCTGAGTCTGGAAGAGGACCAGGCGGGCACTGTCGTGTCCGCCTCCGCAGTCGTTGTGGCCCCCGATGCCGCCGCTGATGTCCTGGTCAGCGGGGTGGTGACGCCCTCGTGCGATGAGACGGTCTGCGGGACGTCTCATGCTTTCGCTGCCGTGACGTGTCTGCTCGCGTTGCTGACCCTGCTCATCCTGGTGCTCCCGGCCCGGGACGGGTGGATGTCGCTGCTGGAGTGGCTGCGATCCCTCCCCGGCAGGTCGAGCTCGTTCACGTCCGGGTCGCCTCTTCTGCGGCCCTCCCTGATCGTGCTGTCGATCAGCCGCACCTGATCAGCACCCCGCCCGCGCCCGCCGCCTGAGCCGCCGCCGGCGCGTGATGTCGCCGACGGTCCACGATGTGCGGCCCGCAGGCGAGCGCGACCCGTCTGCGGCAGCGCCATGGGTGATCCGATCCCGGATTCTCGCCGTGCACTCCGGGCCGCGGCTCCCGGTTGGACCGTGTGACGGCGACCGTGCGCACCTTCATCGTCCCCCTCATCCAGGAAAGTCTTGTATGCCCGAACCCGCCCCCTCCACCCCGACTCCCGGTACCGGAACGCGCCGTGCGGCGAGAGCCGCCCTGTCTTCCCCACCCGTCCAGACGCGACGCGATCGACGCCGTCGGCCCACCCGTGCCGTCCGGACACCTCGACACGCGCCGCGCCGCACGCTCACCCGATCCCGGATGCTCGCCGGCGCGGTGATGCTCCCGGTCGCGTCGATCGCCGGACTGCCGTTGCTGATCCCGTTGACGCCGGAGCCGGTGTTCGCCGTCGAGGCGACCCGCACCCCGGTGCGCGCCCAGTCGTTCACCACCCCCGACACCGTCACCGGGACGGTGATGGTGCGCGGGGACTACACGGTGGCGGTGACCGCCCCCGTCGGGACCGAGTCGTACGCGCACACCGCGGACACATTCACCAACGACCCGGCATCGGCGGTGCAGTGGCCGTTCACCGTGGGAGTGCCGATCAGCAGCACGTTCGGGTACCGCACCCCGCCATGCCCGTCCTGCTCAAATTTCCATGCCGGACTGGACATGACCCCCGGGATCGGCACCCCGATCCAGGCGATCGCCGACGGGGTGGTCACCACCGCGACGGAGCAGGGCGGCGCGTACGGGGTGTACGTGGTGATCCGGCACGAGATCGACGGGCAGGTCGTGGAAAGCGCGTACGCGCACATGCGGGAAGGGTCCCTCGCCCTGACCCCGGGACAGACCGTGCGGGTGGGGCAGATGGTCGGCCGGGTCGGGGACAGTGGACGCAGCTTCGGCGCACACCTGCACTTCGAGATCCGCACCGGAGGCGAAGCGGTGGACCCGCTGGCGTGGCTTCCGGCGAGGGTGAGGCCCTGATGGACGCACTCCTCATTGTGGCTCCGGCGCTGATCCCGAGCCCGGGGATCAGCTTCGTTCAGGTCGGTCCGTTCCAGATCCGGTTCTACGCGCTGGCGATCCTGGCCGGGATCGTGCTGGCGGTGCTGATCACCGGCCGTCGGCTGCGGGCGGTCGGGCACCCGGCCGGGGTCGTGGTGGATGTGGCGATGTGGGCGGTGCCGTTCGGGATCCTCGGCGCCCGGATCTACCATGTGCTCACCCATCCCGGCGACTACTTCTTCCCTGGCGTGGACCTGTGGCGGGTGCTCTACATCTGGGAAGGCGGGATCGCAATCTTCGGTGCGATCCTGGGCGGGCTGGTCGGGATTGTGATCGGCACCCGTCGCGCCGGGATCCCGGTGCTGCTGTTCCTGGACGCGCTCGCGCCGGGGATGCTGGTCGCCCAGGCGGTGGGACGGCTGGGGAACTACTTCAACCAGGAGCTGTTCGGCCCGCCCACCACCTTACCGTGGGGGCTGCAGATCGACCCCTCAGCCCCCGCGATCCCGCCGGGGACCCCGGCGGGGACCCTGTTTCATCCGCTGTTCCTGTACGAGCTGCTGTGGAACCTGGCCGGTGCCGCCGTGATCGTGCTGCTCGAGCAGCACCGCCGCCGGCACGGCCGGATCACGCTGGGCGCCGGGCGGAGTCTGGGCGTGTACCTGCTGTGGTACGGGGCGGGGCGGGCGGTGCTGGAGTCCATCCGGCTGGATCCCACCGAGCTGCTCGCCGGCGGACTGAAAGCGAACGTGCTCACCGCCCTGGTGGCCGCCGTACTGGGGGTCGGGCTGCTCGCCCACGCCTCCTGGCGCGCCCGCCGCCGCGCACCCGTCCGGGGGAGGGGGGATGCGCGTGTCGATCCGCAGTGAGCAGGCCCCGCAGCTGCCCGCCGATCACGTCGACCGGCCGGTGGACGAGCCCACGAATCCGCGCCTGAGCGTGTCGGGGTGGGCGCGGTGGGCGTGGCGGCAGCTGACCAGCATGCGCACCGCCCTGGTGTTGTTGCTGCTGCTCGCGGTGGCCGCGATCCCCGGGTCGTTGATCCCGCAACGCTCCTCCGACCCGAACGGGGTGATCCAGTTCGACAAGACCAACCCGGGCTGGATGTGGGCGGTGGACCTGCTGCAGCTGCACGACGTGTTCGGGTCGGTGTGGTTCTCCGCGATCTACCTGCTGTTGTTCGCGTCGCTGATCGGCTGCGTCATCCCCCGCATCCGCCACCACCTGACCGCGCTGCTCGCCCCGCCCCCGGCCACCCCCCGCAACCTGTCCCGCCTGCCCGCCCACACCCGCCGCGTCCTCCCCGACACGCCCCCCGGTGCGGTCTTGGACGCGGCCGAGAAGGCGCTGCGTCGGCAGCGGTACCGCACCCGCCGGGTCCGCGGCGACGGCAGCACCCTCACCGGTCTGCCCGCCGGACAGGCCGGGGCGATGATCGCCGACACCGACCTGCGCGCCGGGCTCACCCCCGCCGTCCTCATCGGGCAAGGCGTTTCCACTGTCACCCTATGGGGTGGGCTGGGTGGTCTCGCCCTCACCGGTGCGATCGCCCGGCGGCGACGCCCCCCTGCCGTGGCCTGACCAGGCATGCCCGCCAGACAACCCGGGGCTATCCGACGGGCGGGAGGACGAGGCGGCGGATCTCCGCAGCGATCAGGTCCGGTTCTGTGGCGGGGATGTAGTGGCCGGAGCGGGCAGCGACCACGTGCCGGCCCTGCCGGGACTGTGCGGCCCGATA
The DNA window shown above is from Microbacterium laevaniformans and carries:
- a CDS encoding cytochrome c biogenesis protein ResB, producing the protein MSIRSEQAPQLPADHVDRPVDEPTNPRLSVSGWARWAWRQLTSMRTALVLLLLLAVAAIPGSLIPQRSSDPNGVIQFDKTNPGWMWAVDLLQLHDVFGSVWFSAIYLLLFASLIGCVIPRIRHHLTALLAPPPATPRNLSRLPAHTRRVLPDTPPGAVLDAAEKALRRQRYRTRRVRGDGSTLTGLPAGQAGAMIADTDLRAGLTPAVLIGQGVSTVTLWGGLGGLALTGAIARRRRPPAVA
- the lgt gene encoding prolipoprotein diacylglyceryl transferase; translation: MDALLIVAPALIPSPGISFVQVGPFQIRFYALAILAGIVLAVLITGRRLRAVGHPAGVVVDVAMWAVPFGILGARIYHVLTHPGDYFFPGVDLWRVLYIWEGGIAIFGAILGGLVGIVIGTRRAGIPVLLFLDALAPGMLVAQAVGRLGNYFNQELFGPPTTLPWGLQIDPSAPAIPPGTPAGTLFHPLFLYELLWNLAGAAVIVLLEQHRRRHGRITLGAGRSLGVYLLWYGAGRAVLESIRLDPTELLAGGLKANVLTALVAAVLGVGLLAHASWRARRRAPVRGRGDARVDPQ